Proteins co-encoded in one Acipenser ruthenus chromosome 3, fAciRut3.2 maternal haplotype, whole genome shotgun sequence genomic window:
- the hnf4g gene encoding hepatocyte nuclear factor 4-gamma isoform X2 — MNTAENGVNSHCSICGDRATGKHYGASSCDGCKGFFRRSIRKSHVYSCRFNRQCVIDKDKRNQCRFCRLNKCFHAGMKKEAVQNERDRISSRRNTYQSSSLPSITALAQAESLSRQISVPSPGAPTDVSAKKIASISDVCESMKQQLLVVVEWAKYIPAFCELPLDDQVSLLRAHAGEHLLLGVVKRSTPYKDLLLLGNDYIIQRNCPEVEISRVANRILDELVVPFQEYQIDDNEYASLKAIVFFDPEAKGLNDSSKIKSMRYQVQISLEDYINDRQYDSRGRFGELLLLLPTLQSITWQMIEQIQFVKLFGMAKIDNLLQEMLLSGTVNDAIHTHHPVHPHLAQDPLTGQTVLVNSIPTPVLTEHISTPETPLPSPPQGSGPEQYKVTSN, encoded by the exons ATGAATACAGCAGAGAATGGAGTGAATTCACACTGCTCAATCTGTGGAGACAGAGCAACAGGCAAACACTACGGGGCCTCCAGTTGTGATGGCTGCAAGGGCTTTTTCAGACGGAGCATTAGAAAGAGCCATGTATATTCCTGCAG GTTTAATCGACAATGTGTTATTGACAAAGACAAGAGGAATCAATGCAGATTTTGCAGACTTAACAAATGTTTTCATGCAGGAATGAAAAAAGAAG CTGTACAGAATGAAAGAGACCGGATAAGCTCTAGAAGAAATACATACCAGAGCAGCAGTTTACCATCTATAACTGCACTGGCACAAGCTGAAAGTCTCTCTCGGCAG ATCAGTGTACCCAGCCCTGGAGCACCTACAGATGTATCAGCAAAGAAAATTGCCAGTATTAGCGATGTATGTGAATCTATGAAGCAGCAGCTATTGGTTGTGGTAGAATGGGCAAAATACATTCCAGCATTTTGTGAATTACCACTAGATGATCAG GTTAGTCTGTTGAGAGCACACGCTGGGGAGCACTTACTTCTTGGGGTAGTGAAGAGATCAACCCCTTACAAAGATCTCCTTCTTCTCG GCAATGACTATATTATCCAGCGCAACTGTCCTGAAGTTGAGATTAGCCGAGTTGCAAACAGGATTTTGGATGAACTGGTTGTGCCTTTTCAGGAATATCAAATAGACGACAACGAATATGCCTCTTTAAAGGCTATTGTCTTCTTTGACCCAG AAGCTAAAGGCCTGAATGATTCATCTAAGATTAAAAGCATGCGGTACCAGGTGCAGATCAGTTTGGAAGATTACATCAATGACAGGCAGTATGATTCTCGAGGGAGGTTCGGGGAGCTACTTCTACTCCTGCCAACTCTGCAAAGCATCACTTGGCAAATGATCGAGCAGATCCAGTTTGTCAAACTCTTCGGAATGGCTAAAATTGACAACTTGCTTCAGGAAATGCTTCTGAGCG GAACAGTTAATGACGCAATACACACCCATCACCCTGTGCATCCACATCTAGCCCAGGATCCTTTGACTGGTCAGACTGTTTTAGTAAACTCAATTCCAACTCCAGTGCTCACGGAACATATTT CGACTCCAGAAACTCCATTACCATCGCCTCCACAAGGATCTGGACCAGAACAATACAAAGTGACTTCAAACTAA
- the hnf4g gene encoding hepatocyte nuclear factor 4-gamma isoform X3: MNTAENGVNSHCSICGDRATGKHYGASSCDGCKGFFRRSIRKSHVYSCRFNRQCVIDKDKRNQCRFCRLNKCFHAGMKKEAVQNERDRISSRRNTYQSSSLPSITALAQAESLSRQISVPSPGAPTDVSAKKIASISDVCESMKQQLLVVVEWAKYIPAFCELPLDDQVSLLRAHAGEHLLLGVVKRSTPYKDLLLLGNDYIIQRNCPEVEISRVANRILDELVVPFQEYQIDDNEYASLKAIVFFDPGTVNDAIHTHHPVHPHLAQDPLTGQTVLVNSIPTPVLTEHISTPETPLPSPPQGSGPEQYKVTSN, from the exons ATGAATACAGCAGAGAATGGAGTGAATTCACACTGCTCAATCTGTGGAGACAGAGCAACAGGCAAACACTACGGGGCCTCCAGTTGTGATGGCTGCAAGGGCTTTTTCAGACGGAGCATTAGAAAGAGCCATGTATATTCCTGCAG GTTTAATCGACAATGTGTTATTGACAAAGACAAGAGGAATCAATGCAGATTTTGCAGACTTAACAAATGTTTTCATGCAGGAATGAAAAAAGAAG CTGTACAGAATGAAAGAGACCGGATAAGCTCTAGAAGAAATACATACCAGAGCAGCAGTTTACCATCTATAACTGCACTGGCACAAGCTGAAAGTCTCTCTCGGCAG ATCAGTGTACCCAGCCCTGGAGCACCTACAGATGTATCAGCAAAGAAAATTGCCAGTATTAGCGATGTATGTGAATCTATGAAGCAGCAGCTATTGGTTGTGGTAGAATGGGCAAAATACATTCCAGCATTTTGTGAATTACCACTAGATGATCAG GTTAGTCTGTTGAGAGCACACGCTGGGGAGCACTTACTTCTTGGGGTAGTGAAGAGATCAACCCCTTACAAAGATCTCCTTCTTCTCG GCAATGACTATATTATCCAGCGCAACTGTCCTGAAGTTGAGATTAGCCGAGTTGCAAACAGGATTTTGGATGAACTGGTTGTGCCTTTTCAGGAATATCAAATAGACGACAACGAATATGCCTCTTTAAAGGCTATTGTCTTCTTTGACCCAG GAACAGTTAATGACGCAATACACACCCATCACCCTGTGCATCCACATCTAGCCCAGGATCCTTTGACTGGTCAGACTGTTTTAGTAAACTCAATTCCAACTCCAGTGCTCACGGAACATATTT CGACTCCAGAAACTCCATTACCATCGCCTCCACAAGGATCTGGACCAGAACAATACAAAGTGACTTCAAACTAA
- the hnf4g gene encoding hepatocyte nuclear factor 4-gamma isoform X1 has translation MTAEEKKRIHFHKDSLPAEPTTMNTAENGVNSHCSICGDRATGKHYGASSCDGCKGFFRRSIRKSHVYSCRFNRQCVIDKDKRNQCRFCRLNKCFHAGMKKEAVQNERDRISSRRNTYQSSSLPSITALAQAESLSRQISVPSPGAPTDVSAKKIASISDVCESMKQQLLVVVEWAKYIPAFCELPLDDQVSLLRAHAGEHLLLGVVKRSTPYKDLLLLGNDYIIQRNCPEVEISRVANRILDELVVPFQEYQIDDNEYASLKAIVFFDPEAKGLNDSSKIKSMRYQVQISLEDYINDRQYDSRGRFGELLLLLPTLQSITWQMIEQIQFVKLFGMAKIDNLLQEMLLSGTVNDAIHTHHPVHPHLAQDPLTGQTVLVNSIPTPVLTEHISTPETPLPSPPQGSGPEQYKVTSN, from the exons ACAGTTTGCCAGCCGAGCCAACAACCATGAATACAGCAGAGAATGGAGTGAATTCACACTGCTCAATCTGTGGAGACAGAGCAACAGGCAAACACTACGGGGCCTCCAGTTGTGATGGCTGCAAGGGCTTTTTCAGACGGAGCATTAGAAAGAGCCATGTATATTCCTGCAG GTTTAATCGACAATGTGTTATTGACAAAGACAAGAGGAATCAATGCAGATTTTGCAGACTTAACAAATGTTTTCATGCAGGAATGAAAAAAGAAG CTGTACAGAATGAAAGAGACCGGATAAGCTCTAGAAGAAATACATACCAGAGCAGCAGTTTACCATCTATAACTGCACTGGCACAAGCTGAAAGTCTCTCTCGGCAG ATCAGTGTACCCAGCCCTGGAGCACCTACAGATGTATCAGCAAAGAAAATTGCCAGTATTAGCGATGTATGTGAATCTATGAAGCAGCAGCTATTGGTTGTGGTAGAATGGGCAAAATACATTCCAGCATTTTGTGAATTACCACTAGATGATCAG GTTAGTCTGTTGAGAGCACACGCTGGGGAGCACTTACTTCTTGGGGTAGTGAAGAGATCAACCCCTTACAAAGATCTCCTTCTTCTCG GCAATGACTATATTATCCAGCGCAACTGTCCTGAAGTTGAGATTAGCCGAGTTGCAAACAGGATTTTGGATGAACTGGTTGTGCCTTTTCAGGAATATCAAATAGACGACAACGAATATGCCTCTTTAAAGGCTATTGTCTTCTTTGACCCAG AAGCTAAAGGCCTGAATGATTCATCTAAGATTAAAAGCATGCGGTACCAGGTGCAGATCAGTTTGGAAGATTACATCAATGACAGGCAGTATGATTCTCGAGGGAGGTTCGGGGAGCTACTTCTACTCCTGCCAACTCTGCAAAGCATCACTTGGCAAATGATCGAGCAGATCCAGTTTGTCAAACTCTTCGGAATGGCTAAAATTGACAACTTGCTTCAGGAAATGCTTCTGAGCG GAACAGTTAATGACGCAATACACACCCATCACCCTGTGCATCCACATCTAGCCCAGGATCCTTTGACTGGTCAGACTGTTTTAGTAAACTCAATTCCAACTCCAGTGCTCACGGAACATATTT CGACTCCAGAAACTCCATTACCATCGCCTCCACAAGGATCTGGACCAGAACAATACAAAGTGACTTCAAACTAA